TGTTTCAAGATTTATAAATTGGAAATGATGaccttataatttatatttgattttatgaatCAGATTTTACTATAGTAATCTCATTTGCATTCATTACTCAAATAACTTAAAATACATAGTAATATGGCTGcaaaggaaatttctttttatctcgcATTTATATATGCTTAATTTTTGTCTCTGTGGTCAAGAATGCCCTATCGTAATGTTTTTGTTCACCTTTTTCTTTTAGGGGCAttggattattttcaaaatctttagatAGCCCTAAATCTTCTGAAAAATCAGACAACTCTTTGCAGTCAGCCATTAAAGGATTGGTATGCAgttacatttcttaaattatttagcaTATATATGTGTTTcgtatattgaattgaaatttacttttgtgTTAAAACACCATAAGGGAGGACAATATCTAAAAACGCCTTTGCATATGATGCTTATGTTATTAAAAGTtgttatgaatatattatatatttttaaaattattttgtattttttaattaaccagAAAGCAAATTAGtttctggatttaaaatattacattagtcAAGATTTTTTAGTAATGGATGGTATTGTATTAAAACTGGTGAATTCCTTTGTTTTAAAGAACAATTTCATTCTGCTACATAGAAAAATCCTTATTTGTTAGTAATTCTGTgaattatatttctcaatttttttagcgttttatttgcttttgatttgaattttaaatttcattggatTCTATTGATAggattgaatttaataatattaaagggTGTTTTTTGGGAGGGAGGAGagttatataaataacaaaaatgaaaatattgtatgttttttctcatatttacaatattaagaataataaaaatttcttaattgtgtACTTTTGAAGTGTAGAACTTTGTAGAATGGGCAGTGTCAGCTCATGGTGTCTTTATCATCTAATCACAATTCAATATTTGAGATCTATTCCAAAATAACCCTTATTATGTTCGAACAtaaaatgttaagttaaaaatttttaattacctttttttaattacctttcagacaattaattgaaaatgggATGTATTtgtaatagtaaattttattatgatatgcATTTTGGGAACTGATGACTTCTgttctgtattttattattatgtatttatttatagtcTGAATTCGTCACATCTCATCATCCTTGTCATCATGATGATGGTTGTAAAGTAGCTCAACCATCTTCATCTGGTGAATCTTCTTCAAAATCATCTGGAACAAATGATTGGTCTCCTTCTGAAGCTCAACTGTTTGCTCAAGCTCTAGAAGCATGTGGGAAAaattttagtgcaattaaaaaagaatatgtaagTATTGTGTTTTGTGTGTATTAAAAATCTTTCAgttgttttaattaatgttattctcATAATGttcacttttatatattaattggtTTAATATTTACTAATCTGCATTTTTCAAGGAAATGATTAAAAACTCATAATATAGGAGTATATTTGTTTTCATACTCATCAAAACTCTtagcttttgaaatgaaatgaattcccTTTAATTGTATGCATTTATAATATCCAATCTGATTAAGAATTCTTAATCAATAATAATCATAGATTTTGATTAGTATAAATATTGTAAtctgagaaaaattcattaataaatggaGTAAAAgagattatttatgttttattgtgCAAAATACTTGACCTTTTATGATAAATGACACTTTTATATTTCgcataaaataattgcatattgtttatttaaaatttcctaaaatatgcATGAAATGACTTTGTTATTCTTTGGcattatttgtaattcttttattattattattatttagattatgaTTACTTTCAATAGATATGAGTAAAAATTTTAAGCTctcaaagttataaattttatggaattttaataacACTACGTTTTCtagaaaatacaatgacatatgatatatatgtatacatatataattctttagaaaaagaatatactttatttattttaataggctATTTTTGAATGCTgttctgttataaatattttctgcttctttttttttaacagttaccTTGGAAACCTATTAAAAGCATAATAGAATACTATTATGAaggtaaaaatgaaaaaacagaAGCTTTGGAAGGAGAATCTTCTAATAAATTTTCACCGAAGAAAGAAGAGGTGGAGGAGGAGACACTTAGTGCCACTTGTCCTAAAGAGGAGAAGGTatacaatcataatttttaaaaaacgaaggaaaaagcattttgattcatctgattaattattcaaattttggcaatgttttcaaattattttgtaaaaggcttttatatatatatatatattatttttcagatttgatAAATATGTGCTAGCAGATAATTTTAAGGTTTTgattcttcaaaataatgaaaattttattgcacaaaactgGTAATAATATTGTTAccctaaaattcaaaccattttcattgtttcttcaaatattcaatcacgtgaatttctttcattgttggaagctaaagaagaattttttttatatgaattttttgcaaaatgaatttaaaaaatatgaagttacCATACCATAACATTTAGAAGAGGACGAACAATGTGTTGACATTTTTGAAACCATTATAATGCCATAGAACTGGTCTCCATTGTCAAATTGCATGTATGTAATAAACAGGACATATTATagacaattaaaaaatcattgttttaataCCTTACAAATTGAATGAATCACAATTATGAAATTATAgctaaaagattaattaattatgaaaaattaaatataaccaagaTTGGCAAACCATGTCAGCTTTTATACTAAtttcttaagatttatttattcatgatgtttttttttttttttaataaaatatccaatttgtaaaaatattttatggacgCTCTTAGTTATGTTACAACTTATACTTTTTAAACTGACAGGCTagtataaaagaagaagaattaccAGAAGAATCTGTACCTGAGAACAATTCTGTTCCTGAGGATCCCCCAAaagatacaattaattttttagaaaataccagAGCCACTGACCCTTGCAAGGCAACATTTACAGAGTTGAAGATACCTGTAAGTGAAAATGATGTAACTACAGCATCATCAACTGTtgcaagtttgaaattttttttaggtaagaTAAATTTTATGTCCCATTTTTCCTGTGAACTGATttttattatagcatttttagtgaccaaatttagtataatttgaCAGCCATCATAAATTATCCTTTTTTGCAAAGAATGCATGATTTTTGAATTGTAAGCAGTTAGAATATTCCTTTAAAAAGCAAGTTTTTAcagaatgtaataaattattatatgtatcttatgttcttaattaattttaatttattattattgttaaaaaaaagttgttgttttttttctgtttcaaaataattttattaaaaaatatttctaaaatgtgatATACCATCTGTACTAGTTAAATTTGATAAATGCTTTAAAAGGGGAGATTTAATagtttgaaattctgaaatctGACCAAAATATAAGTATTAAGATCTATAATACTCTGTTATGATAAAAGAATAAGgattttgtttgattatttaattatcttatgtacatttatatagtttttagttaaaattcattGCCATTCATTCCTTTTACTTTAGTGttatttgtagatattttgatttctcatttattgtcatattttatataaaatttatataattgatacaaatttcttgatatatttgctaaattaaatattttactcttttagATTATAAAGCAGGATAAATTAGCAAATTTTGTTCCATATAACACACcttattcttaaatattgtaaataagtaaaggctttttaacattattattggTTAAACATTGTGGTGTACTGTTTTGTTACTAATGTTAGAAATTAGATTTTGCAGAAGAGAATGGGAAATTTAACTTTTCCCATTGCAAATATTTCATCTATGTACATAGTTTACAAAGTAATTCTAATTTTGTGGGACAAACTTTAAGTCAAGCAAACATAATAGTCATTTTTACAATAGAACATTAGGTCATAAACACAAAGAACATGCTACAGAACATTCTAGATTGTAGAGACTCTTTTGATATGAAATCTAGATTATGGCACTGTTCAAGAAAATAGaacatttgttttaaagtattcactcaatacagttataaaattttaaaaatttcaaatgatacctttcttttataatttagaagGAAGATAAACAATTTAAcattcttagttttaaaaaaaaaactgtaaatgacACTGAAATGGTACTTGCAGCATAAAGAATGATATTGTCAGTCGAAgtctaaaaaaaaagatgaaaataaccactgaaggggaaaaaaaaaaaaaaaaaaaaaaagaactaatattttgtaagttttcaACATCCGTACTAGGcaaattttatatactgaaaaGGCTTTTTTCAATCACTTGGCAATTCTTTAACAAAAGTAAAAAGTTCCCTATAGTAACTACCTTCTTCATTCTGATGCCAtgttttgctataaaaattactTGCTTCTTTATACATGACCTCTTTCCAtggttttataaacatttttttttctgtaatcaaaTCATCCATTTTCAATTTATCCTATGAAGTACATGAAAGCctattttattgtcattttgtttagatttaaaggctttgaatttcaaataacttattgatattttattttagttgctatttgtttattattatttattgaaagactGCTCACCTATTCAATAAGTACTATTAAATTGTTTGTTTGATGGTGATAataatattttggcatttttttattattattattattttttttcttaacctaatggtttttttatgttcatataaatattttctttttcaggagGACGTTTAGTACTTAAATTAAATGCCCAACAAGACAGTGGCTCTGGAACCAAGTGCCAATGGGTACAGTCTAATGACTTGCCAAAACATTCAAACAGCTTTAAAAAAGACCgacaaaagaaaaaatgcataCAGGATGATTTATTTGTGATCACTCCTGATGTTcataaactgaaaaagaaaacagacGAATTATCTTCGATCTCAAATGAGTTATCAGACTGTGATCATTCTGCTGTTAAAAAAGCCAAGCTGAAGTCTGAATACGAATTTCCTCTTTGTAGTTCTTCCTGGACACCACCAGTAGCTGATGGTCAAGAGTCCATTGAGGTGGATGATGCATCATCTAAAACTAGTGAAGGTTACATATCCCCGGTTctttcaaattcaagattttcaAAGACAGATATGAAATCAGATTCTTGTAGCAATTTTAATTCTGTTAGTGACACTAAGTGTGATTCAGATATGTGTTGGACAAAGAGTGATGCGAGAGGGTGTAATGTTTCTTCTGAACATTGTACTGTGAATGATAGTGCCTCAAAAAACAAGTGCATACTTGGAGGAAAAAATTCCCCCAATCACATGAATGATGCATCTCCATATAAGCAAGATATGCTTAATCATAAAAGTGCCTTGAGTCACAATAAAACTTGTATAAAAAGCCTGTGTTATCAACCTCATGCAAGTCATTCCAGTCGCTCAATATCAAAGCAGTGGAGTAAGTGGTCAAATGTGACATATCCAGTGAGGACTTCACCTTGTTCATTATCACCCATTTCTGTAGTTGATTTAAAAAGTCCCTTGAAAGGTTTGtattcttattcttatatttaattaaagggTGCAAAtacattcttttgttttgttatatattgTTAAATCGTGAGTTTTATCTTATTCAGTTatgtttcacaaaataaattatttggatgtgtattttaatatttcatgcattaagttattttcaatatcaaaatttcctgatattagttttgttttttaccTATATTTTCACTCTTTATGATTGTTTTTATACTGATTTTATGGATACATTTAAGggaataaaatatcacaaatttaaattaactataaatgaatTGAACTGAGATTTATTATTGTTATGATAAAAGCTTGTTCatccaaagtttaaaaaatccaGAAAGCTTCTTTGATATGTCATCttgaatctatataaataaaattggcatgcctaaattatttttttaaaaatgctatagaAATTGAAACATCTGAATTggttttcttcaaatttggctTACAAATTCTATaaagcagaagaaaaatttaacaacTATTTCATGATGATTAATCcttgtttttgtattaattaaagacTGTTTCTGTTGCACAAGCAAACATTGCAGCATCCAATATCCATTtagtaaaactgaatttaaaattgctgAGACATAAGAAACTtggatatataaataaactttcttaaGTTCTAAATGATAGGAATGTTTTTGTATGttacagtaatttatttatataaaagatgttTCACATAAAAGGATTGCTTTATATAGCTTTCAATGGCTGATTTTAAGCATAATATGacttttttcttgttaatatttgttataagaaCTTTAGATTTTGCTCATAAATCCGGAAGTGCAGggttttaatgaagattttttgacaattattaaaatatttaatttttcattaatttagagaaaaattttcaacTCAAGCAGTACTCTTAACTtgtcatgaataaaatttaacatgctTATCCTTGATAGAACTCCTTTAATTAGGTCTTccagttatatttattatttaatgtagcCATAATTTGGATCTGATTCATCCTATAAGCAAGAAATTTTACACCAATGCAgaacataagaattttttcttcccTTGTTATCATTGATATATGGGGAGGGGTAAGTTTGcagtaaatgttaaatatttttttaaaaaatcttctgcaATACCTCTGACAGAATGTAGTGCTctacaaacaaattttataagaagaaatCTTAGTAATTATAGTAATAAGTACTCCTTAGAggatgtttatataaataaagttgaaaaaatttaataaactataaaacatATTGATTATTTGGTACTTATATATCAACTACATGCCAGTCATTAATCACcagaaaaatcatcaaaaatgttATGATGTGTTTGTTTGCTGATAGTATGTGCTTAATGCAAAAGTACTGATTGTTTTAATTATCCttcaaatttgctttaaaaattagaaatgacaaTGGGTAGCAAC
The window above is part of the Argiope bruennichi chromosome 7, qqArgBrue1.1, whole genome shotgun sequence genome. Proteins encoded here:
- the LOC129975217 gene encoding uncharacterized protein LOC129975217 isoform X2 is translated as MDKCSTDAEFDSYWDYEAKNKNRNRIRVGRQYQATIPPLLKPGQKDGRKSEELETLKWKPDQLSDQALEEYLSMAKGIGLFSKSLDSPKSSEKSDNSLQSAIKGLSEFVTSHHPCHHDDGCKVAQPSSSGESSSKSSGTNDWSPSEAQLFAQALEACGKNFSAIKKEYLPWKPIKSIIEYYYEGKNEKTEALEGESSNKFSPKKEEVEEETLSATCPKEEKASIKEEELPEESVPENNSVPEDPPKDTINFLENTRATDPCKATFTELKIPVSENDVTTASSTVASLKFFLGGRLVLKLNAQQDSGSGTKCQWVQSNDLPKHSNSFKKDRQKKKCIQDDLFVITPDVHKLKKKTDELSSISNELSDCDHSAVKKAKLKSEYEFPLCSSSWTPPVADGQESIEVDDASSKTSEGYISPVLSNSRFSKTDMKSDSCSNFNSVSDTKCDSDMCWTKSDARGCNVSSEHCTVNDSASKNKCILGGKNSPNHMNDASPYKQDMLNHKSALSHNKTCIKSLCYQPHASHSSRSISKQWSKWSNVTYPVRTSPCSLSPISVVDLKSPLKETPLDLSSKLDNGPNDIDQHNLQSTHKHKMLIDSIEKVMPSESESRPASCEFSPQSSNHGSLAQSIDSPYKETINSHKCSDDTASDHQHCEKCLRQEESDFSSGKDSENSCQFPYTYCNLPYQCALPNCTKECLLEEVPLDLSSTSDKTKENHSDNEKLSENVNTVNSEDSDAVERGMLYQLLKNKTSK
- the LOC129975217 gene encoding uncharacterized protein LOC129975217 isoform X1; its protein translation is MDKCSTDAEFDSYWDYEAKNKNRNRIRVGRQYQATIPPLLKPGQKDGRKSEELETLKWKPDQLSDQALEEYLSMAKGIGLFSKSLDSPKSSEKSDNSLQSAIKGLSEFVTSHHPCHHDDGCKVAQPSSSGESSSKSSGTNDWSPSEAQLFAQALEACGKNFSAIKKEYLPWKPIKSIIEYYYEGKNEKTEALEGESSNKFSPKKEEVEEETLSATCPKEEKASIKEEELPEESVPENNSVPEDPPKDTINFLENTRATDPCKATFTELKIPVSENDVTTASSTVASLKFFLGGRLVLKLNAQQDSGSGTKCQWVQSNDLPKHSNSFKKDRQKKKCIQDDLFVITPDVHKLKKKTDELSSISNELSDCDHSAVKKAKLKSEYEFPLCSSSWTPPVADGQESIEVDDASSKTSEGYISPVLSNSRFSKTDMKSDSCSNFNSVSDTKCDSDMCWTKSDARGCNVSSEHCTVNDSASKNKCILGGKNSPNHMNDASPYKQDMLNHKSALSHNKTCIKSLCYQPHASHSSRSISKQWSKWSNVTYPVRTSPCSLSPISVVDLKSPLKETPLDLSSKLDNGPNDIDQHNLQSTHKHKMLIDSIEKVMPSESESRPASCEFSPQSSNHGSLAQSIDSPYKETINSHKCSDDTASDHQHCEKCLRQEESDFSSGKDSENSCQFPYTYCNLPYQCALPNCTKECLLEEHLCDKSDAEKCQAGSPCCIVTDVDESICKKNPSWCSKSVASYYPYYSQCYPYYLSYGMAPSHMSESTTAEVPLDLSSTSDKTKENHSDNEKLSENVNTVNSEDSDAVERGMLYQLLKNKTSK